A single Brevundimonas sp. M20 DNA region contains:
- the ykgO gene encoding type B 50S ribosomal protein L36, which translates to MKVRSSLKSLKTRHRDCKVVRRKGKVYVINKTDPRFKAKQG; encoded by the coding sequence ATGAAGGTCCGTAGCTCGCTCAAGTCGCTGAAGACCCGCCACCGCGACTGCAAGGTCGTGCGCCGCAAGGGCAAGGTGTACGTGATCAACAAGACCGACCCGCGCTTCAAAGCGAAGCAAGGCTAA
- a CDS encoding DUF2312 domain-containing protein — protein MADDATFDSSPDVLTATAQGRLRSIIERLERLEEDKQAVMTDMKEVFAEAKGEGYDVKVLRKVIRIRKQDKAKRQEEEAILDLYLSALGEV, from the coding sequence ATGGCCGATGACGCCACCTTCGACTCGTCGCCCGACGTCCTGACCGCCACCGCCCAGGGCCGCCTGCGCTCGATCATCGAGCGTCTGGAGCGTCTGGAAGAAGACAAACAGGCCGTCATGACCGACATGAAGGAGGTCTTCGCCGAGGCCAAGGGCGAGGGCTACGACGTCAAGGTGCTGCGCAAGGTCATCCGCATCCGCAAGCAGGACAAGGCCAAGCGTCAGGAAGAGGAAGCAATCCTGGACCTGTATCTGTCGGCGCTCGGCGAGGTCTGA
- a CDS encoding TonB-dependent receptor, protein MLLVTTALSGLMAGVIQTAPPPPQTPPQQQPAPATTPTTTADDADDSAYDLGTVSVSGSRPRGSVDTDIPADVTLDASQIQAYGASNIAELMTYLEPLTRSSSGRTDLQPVFLVNGRRISGFQEIQGIPTEAIERTEILPEQVALQFGYRAEQRVVNFVLKANFNSYTGELTARGPSQGGRTTTEIEGNVLRISGSNRWSMDAEYERATPLFESERDIVRDPGSTPYDLIGNVTSSPYGDPIDPALGTSTTSPVPGGTTTPTLADFIAAAADGIRTDDLGAYRTLLSESERSTVRGTIKRDLNSTTQLTISGSLDDNSSRSFNGLPGVSLNLPETNSFSPFSDDVLVHRYIDDAASLRRQTDSLAGRLGVVADGFIGDDWRWTATGSYERTETDTTTGRGYTSALFQSRLDADDPTANPFAALNPSDFTRTPNDTANSVSELLSAEVVLNGDLYDLPAGSISSTFKFGADTRSLDSTSTRLGVTTDRSQSRDRFNGQGTFNFPIASRRTGTLPMLGDLSVNATVGYEDLSDFGGLSSFNLGVNWSPIEPLSFLVSYADEQGAPSISQLNDPVISNLNVPVFDFATGQTVLVTQITGGNPNLESDNRHVWRVGGTWRPIDGQDLSIQSTWTYSRTDDYLAAFPTITPDLEAALPGRFVRDGDGNLLSIDARPLNFDKYERQDIRTGINYSRAFGTPNAAASQTPLPGMPGGPRPPGGGGTFRVEGGGGGGGGGPRMEVRMGGGGGRGRGPAMQPGQGRWNISLFHTVRLQDEITIADGLPIIDMLDGGATSANGGSPRNEFQLMSGVFRNGFGGFMFATWREGTTVNGGTGPDITFADRTTVNLNLFMDLNQRTEWVAKYPILKGTRIQFGIQNLFDSRPEVSTSTGDLPLNYQSDYLDPQGRVISLTLRKIIF, encoded by the coding sequence ATGCTGCTTGTGACCACTGCGTTGTCCGGCCTGATGGCCGGCGTGATTCAAACCGCGCCGCCCCCGCCCCAGACGCCCCCGCAGCAACAACCGGCTCCGGCGACCACCCCGACCACGACCGCGGACGATGCGGACGACAGCGCCTACGACCTCGGCACGGTGTCGGTGTCCGGCTCCCGTCCGCGCGGCAGCGTTGATACGGACATCCCGGCCGACGTCACCCTCGACGCCAGCCAGATCCAGGCCTACGGCGCGTCGAACATCGCTGAGCTGATGACCTATCTGGAGCCGCTGACCCGCAGTTCCAGCGGTCGCACCGACCTGCAGCCGGTCTTCCTCGTCAACGGCCGCCGCATCTCGGGCTTCCAGGAAATCCAGGGCATCCCGACCGAGGCCATTGAGCGCACGGAAATCCTGCCCGAGCAGGTCGCCCTGCAGTTCGGCTACCGCGCCGAGCAGCGCGTCGTGAACTTCGTCCTGAAGGCCAATTTCAACTCGTACACCGGCGAACTGACCGCCCGCGGGCCCAGCCAGGGCGGCCGCACCACCACCGAGATCGAGGGCAACGTCCTGCGCATCAGCGGCTCGAACCGCTGGTCGATGGACGCCGAATACGAGCGCGCGACCCCGCTGTTCGAGTCCGAGCGCGACATCGTCCGCGATCCGGGCTCGACGCCCTATGACCTGATCGGCAACGTCACCAGCAGCCCGTACGGCGATCCGATCGACCCGGCGCTGGGCACGTCCACCACCTCGCCCGTTCCCGGCGGGACCACCACCCCGACCCTCGCCGACTTCATCGCCGCGGCCGCCGACGGCATCCGCACCGACGACCTGGGCGCCTATCGCACCCTTCTGTCGGAAAGCGAGCGCTCGACCGTTCGCGGCACCATCAAGCGCGACCTTAACAGCACCACCCAGCTGACCATCAGCGGCAGCCTGGACGACAATTCCAGCCGCAGCTTCAACGGCCTGCCAGGCGTCAGCCTGAACCTGCCGGAGACCAACAGCTTCTCGCCCTTCTCGGACGACGTGCTGGTGCACCGCTACATCGACGACGCCGCCTCCCTGCGCCGTCAGACCGACTCCCTCGCCGGCAGGCTGGGCGTCGTGGCGGACGGCTTCATCGGCGACGACTGGCGCTGGACCGCCACCGGCAGCTACGAACGCACCGAGACCGACACCACCACCGGCCGTGGCTACACCTCCGCCCTGTTCCAGTCGCGTCTGGACGCCGACGATCCCACGGCCAACCCGTTCGCCGCGCTGAACCCGTCGGACTTCACCCGCACGCCGAACGACACCGCCAACTCGGTCTCGGAACTGCTCAGCGCCGAAGTCGTGCTGAACGGCGACCTCTATGACCTGCCCGCCGGCAGCATCTCCTCGACCTTCAAATTCGGCGCCGACACCCGCTCGCTGGATTCGACCAGCACCCGTCTGGGCGTCACGACCGACCGTTCGCAGTCACGCGACCGTTTCAACGGTCAGGGCACCTTCAACTTCCCGATCGCCAGCCGCCGCACCGGAACCCTGCCGATGCTGGGCGACCTGTCGGTCAACGCCACCGTCGGCTACGAGGACCTGTCCGACTTCGGCGGCCTGTCCAGCTTCAACCTCGGTGTGAACTGGTCGCCGATCGAGCCCCTGTCCTTCCTCGTCAGCTACGCCGACGAACAGGGCGCGCCCAGCATCAGCCAGCTGAACGACCCGGTCATCTCGAACCTGAACGTGCCGGTGTTCGACTTCGCCACCGGCCAGACCGTGCTGGTCACCCAGATCACCGGCGGCAACCCCAACCTCGAGTCCGACAACCGCCACGTCTGGCGCGTGGGCGGCACCTGGCGTCCGATCGACGGTCAGGATCTGTCGATCCAGTCGACCTGGACCTACAGCCGCACCGACGACTATCTGGCCGCCTTCCCGACCATCACCCCGGATCTCGAGGCCGCCCTGCCGGGCCGCTTCGTCCGTGACGGCGACGGCAACCTGCTGTCCATCGACGCCCGCCCGCTGAACTTCGACAAGTACGAGCGTCAGGACATCCGCACCGGAATCAACTACTCGCGCGCCTTCGGAACGCCGAACGCGGCGGCCAGCCAGACGCCCCTGCCCGGCATGCCCGGCGGCCCGCGTCCGCCGGGCGGCGGCGGCACCTTCCGCGTTGAAGGCGGCGGCGGCGGTGGCGGCGGCGGTCCGCGCATGGAAGTCCGCATGGGCGGCGGCGGCGGTCGTGGCCGCGGTCCGGCCATGCAGCCCGGTCAGGGTCGCTGGAACATCTCCCTGTTCCACACCGTCCGTCTGCAGGACGAGATCACCATCGCCGACGGCCTGCCGATCATTGACATGCTGGACGGCGGCGCGACCTCGGCCAACGGCGGCAGCCCACGTAACGAGTTCCAGCTGATGTCGGGCGTGTTCCGCAACGGCTTCGGCGGCTTCATGTTCGCCACCTGGCGCGAGGGCACCACCGTCAACGGCGGCACGGGTCCGGACATCACCTTCGCCGACCGCACGACGGTGAACCTCAACCTGTTCATGGACCTGAACCAGCGCACCGAATGGGTCGCCAAATACCCGATCCTGAAGGGCACCCGCATCCAGTTCGGCATCCAGAACCTGTTTGACAGCCGCCCGGAGGTCTCGACCTCCACCGGCGACCTGCCGCTGAACTACCAGTCGGACTATCTCGACCCGCAGGGCCGGGTGATCAGCCTGACGCTGCGCAAGATCATCTTCTGA
- a CDS encoding sigma-54 dependent transcriptional regulator: protein MAKTVLVVDDDPTQRRLAQAVLEREGYVVVHAEGGGQAIDRLTRGGGADVVLLDMVMPGMSGMEALAEIRTAGVATPVIVLTANGGVDAVVKAMQAGAQDFFVKPVSAERLLVGVRNALQLTQLTAEVGRLKKHHGGRTSFDDLVGDSPPMRMVKSLGARAARSGIPVLITGESGVGKEVIARALHGASDRSGKPFVAVNCGALPANLVESILFGHEKGSFTGATDKHLGKFAEASGGTLFLDEIGELPLDMQVKLLRALQEGEIDPVGSKRPVKVDVRIVSATNRDLAEQVRDGRFREDLFYRLNVFPIEAPALRERREDIPALIDHFIARFNVEEGKRVAGVSPATAALLSAFDWPGNVRQLENAVYRAIILADAPFLQPHDFPAISGISSPLGEVDRRDSDETEGLLDNPQSHLSDIDLPPLPDTPIRILDDRGHLRTLEEIERDLIQHAIEVYAGHMSEIARRLGIGRSTLYRKVREQGLEGALKDAG, encoded by the coding sequence ATGGCGAAGACCGTACTTGTCGTGGACGATGATCCGACCCAGCGCCGCCTCGCTCAGGCCGTGCTGGAGCGCGAGGGTTATGTGGTCGTCCATGCCGAGGGCGGCGGTCAGGCCATCGACCGCCTGACCAGAGGCGGCGGCGCCGACGTCGTCCTGCTGGACATGGTCATGCCCGGCATGAGCGGCATGGAGGCCCTGGCCGAAATCCGCACCGCGGGCGTCGCCACCCCTGTCATCGTCCTGACCGCCAACGGCGGCGTCGATGCCGTCGTGAAGGCCATGCAGGCCGGCGCGCAGGACTTCTTCGTCAAACCCGTTTCCGCCGAACGCCTTCTGGTCGGTGTCCGCAACGCCCTGCAGCTGACCCAGTTGACCGCAGAAGTCGGCCGCCTGAAGAAGCACCACGGCGGCCGCACTTCCTTCGATGATCTGGTCGGCGACAGCCCGCCGATGCGCATGGTCAAGTCGCTGGGGGCTCGCGCCGCCCGATCCGGCATTCCGGTCCTGATCACCGGCGAAAGCGGCGTCGGCAAGGAAGTCATCGCCCGCGCCCTGCACGGCGCCAGCGACCGCAGCGGCAAGCCCTTCGTGGCCGTGAACTGCGGCGCCCTGCCCGCCAACCTCGTCGAGTCGATCCTGTTCGGCCACGAGAAGGGCAGCTTCACCGGCGCCACCGACAAGCATCTGGGCAAGTTCGCCGAGGCGTCGGGCGGCACCCTTTTCCTGGACGAGATCGGCGAACTGCCGCTGGACATGCAGGTCAAGTTGCTGCGCGCCCTTCAGGAGGGCGAGATCGACCCGGTCGGCTCCAAGCGCCCGGTGAAGGTCGATGTCCGCATCGTCTCGGCGACCAACCGCGATCTGGCCGAACAGGTGCGCGACGGTCGTTTCCGCGAGGACCTGTTCTATCGCCTGAACGTCTTCCCCATCGAGGCCCCGGCCCTGCGTGAGCGTCGCGAGGACATTCCGGCCCTGATCGACCACTTCATCGCCCGCTTCAATGTCGAGGAAGGCAAGCGCGTCGCGGGCGTCTCTCCCGCCACCGCCGCCCTGCTCAGCGCCTTTGACTGGCCCGGCAATGTCCGCCAGCTGGAGAACGCGGTCTATCGCGCCATCATCCTGGCCGACGCCCCCTTCCTTCAGCCGCACGACTTCCCCGCCATCTCGGGCATTTCCTCCCCCTTGGGGGAGGTGGATCGGCGCGACAGCGACGAGACGGAGGGGTTGCTGGACAACCCGCAATCCCATCTCTCCGACATCGACCTGCCGCCCCTGCCGGACACCCCGATCCGCATCCTCGATGACCGGGGCCACCTGCGGACGCTGGAGGAGATCGAACGGGACCTGATCCAGCACGCCATCGAGGTCTATGCAGGCCATATGTCAGAGATCGCCCGCCGCCTCGGCATCGGCCGCTCGACCCTCTACCGCAAGGTGCGTGAACAGGGGCTGGAAGGGGCGCTGAAGGACGCGGGCTGA
- a CDS encoding DUF4153 domain-containing protein — protein MTETIEATGRDSLGRGGTPALAGFRLAVGLAQGLALWLLYRSARISDYGDPRLDWPATVPELFGPLAMILVMVPVLLLAGAGRMRVRTLLLWIIGATAFLALLGWHGVAAQSMTEYGPRSRPPFLPWPMPLFAAAALFIGHHLILPADLERKWIAAFPTYFDTAWKAGVQLALSVGFTGAFWILLFLGSALFKVIGLDFLQDLIDQPWFSIPVTTLMFSVAVHLTDVRDGLIRGVRSVALMLLSWLLLLMTVLAAGFLAALPFTGLDGLWDTGSATALVLSAAAALIILINTAYQDGREDNLPPLVLRWAVRVAAVLLTPLVILAFWGLALRIGQHGLTPDRIIAVACAIIGAAYAAGYGYAALRPFWRKGADWMQPLERTNVLTAVLAIAVILALFSPVADPARLSVADQVARLERGAVKPDQFDFRFLRFESGKAGEAALERLTRSAAPDIAQRARQVIAIKNRWDLRDEGEPDRIPVFEVVGSPLPADFVTEVRSGDDRYDCVGQGICVARAIDLNGDNVMEVLIARPFSVDLWARNSDGVWIRQGAYPHLRCVGGRREDARERLKQGGVRIAEPRWPALSFGDGPPVAPQLEQDIRCTPSPAGATAPVPVTVTATPAP, from the coding sequence ATGACCGAAACCATCGAAGCCACCGGCCGCGACAGTCTGGGCCGCGGCGGCACGCCCGCGCTGGCCGGTTTCCGGCTGGCGGTCGGCCTGGCGCAGGGGCTGGCGCTATGGCTGCTGTACCGCTCCGCCCGGATCAGTGACTACGGTGACCCCCGGCTGGATTGGCCCGCCACCGTGCCGGAGCTGTTCGGGCCGCTGGCGATGATCCTGGTCATGGTTCCTGTCCTGCTGCTGGCCGGCGCCGGGCGGATGCGTGTCCGTACCCTGCTGCTCTGGATTATCGGTGCGACTGCCTTCCTCGCCCTGCTCGGCTGGCACGGCGTCGCGGCGCAGTCGATGACCGAGTACGGTCCGCGCAGCCGACCGCCCTTCCTCCCCTGGCCCATGCCCCTGTTCGCCGCGGCGGCCCTGTTCATCGGCCATCATCTGATCCTGCCCGCGGATCTGGAGCGGAAATGGATCGCCGCCTTCCCCACCTATTTCGACACGGCATGGAAAGCCGGAGTTCAGTTGGCGCTGTCCGTCGGCTTCACCGGCGCTTTCTGGATCCTGCTTTTCCTCGGCTCGGCCCTGTTCAAGGTGATCGGGCTCGACTTCCTGCAGGACCTGATCGACCAGCCTTGGTTCTCCATCCCGGTCACCACCCTGATGTTCTCGGTCGCCGTCCATCTGACCGATGTGCGCGACGGCCTGATCCGGGGCGTGCGCAGCGTCGCCCTGATGCTGCTGTCGTGGCTGCTGCTCCTCATGACCGTGCTGGCGGCCGGCTTCCTCGCCGCCCTGCCCTTCACCGGTCTGGACGGCCTCTGGGACACCGGCAGCGCCACCGCCCTCGTGCTCTCGGCCGCCGCCGCCCTCATCATTCTCATCAACACCGCCTATCAGGACGGACGCGAAGACAACCTGCCGCCGCTGGTCCTGCGCTGGGCCGTGCGGGTCGCCGCCGTCCTGCTGACGCCGCTCGTCATTCTCGCCTTCTGGGGTCTGGCCCTGCGCATCGGCCAGCACGGCCTGACGCCGGACAGGATCATAGCCGTCGCCTGCGCCATCATCGGCGCCGCCTATGCCGCAGGCTACGGCTATGCCGCCCTCCGGCCCTTCTGGAGAAAGGGCGCCGACTGGATGCAGCCGCTGGAGCGCACCAACGTCCTGACTGCCGTTCTGGCCATCGCGGTCATCCTCGCCCTGTTCAGCCCCGTCGCCGACCCGGCCCGCCTGTCCGTCGCCGATCAGGTCGCCCGGCTGGAGCGCGGCGCCGTCAAGCCGGATCAGTTCGACTTCCGCTTCCTGCGCTTTGAAAGCGGCAAGGCCGGCGAGGCCGCGCTGGAACGCCTGACCCGCTCTGCCGCCCCCGACATCGCCCAACGCGCCAGACAGGTCATCGCCATCAAGAACCGGTGGGACTTGCGGGACGAAGGCGAACCGGATCGTATTCCGGTGTTTGAGGTCGTCGGGTCGCCGCTGCCGGCGGACTTCGTCACCGAGGTCCGTTCTGGTGACGACCGGTATGATTGCGTGGGCCAGGGCATCTGCGTCGCACGCGCAATCGACCTGAACGGTGACAACGTCATGGAAGTGCTCATCGCCAGACCGTTCTCCGTCGATCTGTGGGCCCGGAACAGTGACGGCGTCTGGATCCGTCAGGGCGCCTATCCGCACCTGCGTTGCGTCGGAGGCCGTCGCGAGGATGCGCGGGAGCGGCTGAAGCAGGGAGGCGTGCGGATCGCTGAGCCCCGCTGGCCCGCGCTCTCCTTCGGCGACGGCCCGCCAGTGGCGCCCCAACTGGAGCAGGACATCCGCTGCACGCCGTCCCCCGCCGGCGCGACGGCTCCTGTCCCGGTTACGGTGACCGCGACGCCCGCGCCCTAA
- the rplJ gene encoding 50S ribosomal protein L10, giving the protein MDRAQKAESIESLKSVFADAGAVVVTHNLGLTVAEMEDLRGRLRKEGAAFKVVKNRLALKALEAAEGSDYHGLFKGPVGIAYADDAVTAAKVTAEFAKGNDKFVVLGGFMGDKVLDAKGVEVLSKLPSLDQIRASFLGLLNTPATRIAGITQAPAAQLARVFNAYATKDAA; this is encoded by the coding sequence ATGGACCGCGCACAAAAAGCCGAGTCGATCGAATCGCTGAAAAGCGTTTTCGCCGACGCGGGCGCCGTGGTCGTGACCCACAACCTGGGTCTGACCGTTGCGGAAATGGAAGATCTGCGTGGCCGTCTTCGTAAAGAAGGCGCCGCGTTCAAGGTGGTCAAGAACCGCCTGGCGCTGAAGGCGCTCGAAGCCGCTGAAGGCAGCGATTACCACGGCCTGTTCAAGGGTCCGGTGGGCATCGCCTATGCCGACGACGCGGTGACGGCCGCCAAGGTCACCGCCGAATTCGCCAAGGGCAACGACAAGTTCGTCGTTCTGGGCGGCTTCATGGGTGACAAGGTTCTGGACGCGAAGGGCGTGGAGGTTCTCTCCAAACTGCCGTCGCTGGATCAGATCCGCGCGTCGTTCCTCGGCCTGCTCAACACGCCCGCGACCCGTATCGCCGGCATCACGCAAGCCCCGGCTGCCCAACTGGCCCGCGTTTTCAACGCCTACGCCACGAAGGACGCCGCGTAA
- the rplL gene encoding 50S ribosomal protein L7/L12, which produces MADLAKIVEDLSALTVLEAAELSKLLEEKWGVSAAAPVAVAAVAAGGGEAAPAGEEQTEFTVVLIDGGDKKINVIKEVRGVRSDLGLKEAKDLVEGAPQNVVENVSKQTAEEIKKKLEEAGAKIQIK; this is translated from the coding sequence ATGGCTGATCTCGCCAAAATCGTTGAAGACCTGTCGGCTCTGACCGTCCTGGAAGCCGCTGAACTGTCGAAGCTGCTGGAAGAAAAGTGGGGCGTGAGCGCCGCTGCTCCGGTCGCCGTCGCCGCTGTGGCCGCCGGTGGTGGTGAAGCCGCTCCGGCCGGCGAAGAGCAAACCGAGTTCACCGTTGTCCTGATCGACGGCGGCGACAAGAAGATCAACGTGATCAAGGAAGTCCGCGGCGTCCGTTCGGACCTGGGTCTGAAGGAAGCCAAGGACCTGGTCGAAGGCGCTCCGCAGAACGTCGTCGAGAACGTCTCGAAGCAGACCGCCGAAGAAATCAAGAAGAAGCTGGAAGAAGCCGGCGCCAAGATCCAGATCAAGTAA
- a CDS encoding M61 family metallopeptidase, with product MIKPATLALLLASVALPAVAQTVPASQAHAPLPAPTSLPHALPPIPAPQDRDYPGVIGIRVDLTDLDHKVIRTHQTIPVSAGHLVLQYPKFIPGNHADTGPIQLISGLTVTGNGRRIEWVRDTVDPHAFHLDIPAGVASIEVSFEWLTQPDNATWRVVMTQDIVNLQWEKALLYPAGYNHSRITFAPSVVLPAGWGYGVALDTTGREGDVATFAPINLEHLADSPMFAGRHYRRVDIDPGGRSPVHLNLVGDTAASINITPEWIAKYEALVDQADRLFGARHYDRYEFLFAMTSQLGGIGLEHHRSSENTAAPNYFSSPNPAYGARGLLPHEYVHSWNGKFRRPSDEYVANLNLPTQNTLMWVYEGQTEYWGDVLTPRSGLGTVEEAVINLAEVAGFYDQQPGRQWRALQDTTNHNLLGYRTTNPWSSWMRGTGDYYREALLIWLDADTLIRSETNERKSLDDFAKAFFGVEDGVWEARPYTFDDVVTALNAVHPHDWATFLRTRLDAVGPDAKAPLDGIERAGWRLTWVDSLTPVEKRMLGGWAGDFQYSLGFSLSGTRITGVRWGSLAFDQGLGAGWELMAVGDRVGSADALRAAVTAAKTSPDPIRLVLKRGDEFRTVDFDYHGGLRYPRLVRIEGTRDRLADIFRPRTR from the coding sequence ATGATCAAGCCCGCCACCCTCGCCCTGCTGCTCGCCTCCGTGGCCCTGCCCGCCGTGGCCCAGACCGTTCCGGCCTCGCAGGCCCATGCGCCCCTGCCCGCGCCGACCAGCCTGCCGCACGCCCTGCCCCCGATCCCCGCGCCGCAGGATCGCGACTATCCCGGCGTCATCGGCATCCGTGTCGATCTGACGGACCTGGACCACAAGGTCATCCGCACCCACCAGACCATCCCGGTCTCGGCGGGTCATCTGGTGCTGCAATATCCGAAATTCATTCCGGGCAACCACGCCGACACCGGCCCGATCCAGCTGATCTCGGGCCTGACCGTCACCGGGAACGGCCGGCGGATCGAGTGGGTGCGTGACACCGTCGATCCCCACGCCTTCCACCTCGACATCCCGGCGGGCGTGGCGTCCATCGAGGTCTCGTTCGAGTGGCTGACCCAGCCGGACAACGCCACCTGGCGTGTGGTCATGACGCAGGACATCGTGAACCTGCAGTGGGAGAAGGCCCTGCTCTACCCGGCGGGCTACAACCACAGCCGCATCACCTTCGCTCCCTCGGTCGTGCTGCCCGCGGGCTGGGGCTACGGCGTGGCGCTGGATACGACGGGCCGCGAGGGTGACGTCGCCACCTTCGCCCCGATCAATCTGGAGCATCTGGCCGACAGCCCGATGTTCGCGGGCCGTCACTATCGCCGCGTGGACATCGACCCGGGCGGCCGGTCGCCGGTGCATCTGAATCTGGTGGGCGACACCGCCGCCTCCATCAACATCACGCCCGAGTGGATCGCGAAGTACGAGGCGTTGGTCGATCAGGCCGACCGTCTGTTCGGCGCCCGCCACTACGACCGCTATGAGTTCCTGTTCGCCATGACCAGCCAGCTCGGCGGCATCGGGCTGGAGCACCATCGCTCGTCCGAGAACACGGCGGCCCCCAACTACTTCTCCAGCCCCAACCCGGCCTACGGCGCGCGCGGCCTGCTGCCGCACGAGTACGTCCACAGCTGGAACGGCAAGTTCCGGCGTCCGTCCGACGAATACGTCGCCAACCTGAACCTCCCCACCCAGAACACCCTGATGTGGGTCTATGAAGGCCAGACCGAGTACTGGGGCGATGTCCTGACCCCGCGCTCGGGTCTCGGCACCGTCGAGGAGGCCGTCATCAACCTCGCCGAGGTCGCCGGTTTCTATGACCAGCAGCCGGGCCGTCAGTGGCGCGCGCTTCAGGACACCACCAACCACAACCTTCTGGGTTACCGCACGACCAATCCGTGGTCCTCGTGGATGCGCGGCACAGGCGACTACTACCGCGAGGCCCTGCTGATCTGGCTGGACGCCGACACCCTGATCCGGTCCGAAACCAACGAGCGCAAGTCGCTGGACGATTTCGCCAAGGCCTTCTTCGGCGTCGAGGACGGCGTCTGGGAGGCCCGCCCCTACACCTTCGACGACGTGGTCACGGCCCTGAACGCCGTGCACCCGCACGACTGGGCCACCTTCCTGCGCACCCGCCTGGACGCGGTCGGCCCGGACGCCAAGGCGCCGCTGGACGGCATCGAACGCGCGGGCTGGCGCCTGACCTGGGTCGACAGCCTGACGCCCGTCGAAAAGCGCATGCTGGGCGGCTGGGCCGGGGACTTCCAGTACTCGCTGGGCTTCAGCCTGTCGGGCACGCGCATCACCGGGGTCCGCTGGGGTTCGCTGGCCTTTGATCAGGGCCTCGGCGCGGGCTGGGAACTGATGGCCGTCGGCGACCGGGTCGGTTCCGCCGACGCCCTGCGCGCCGCGGTCACCGCCGCGAAGACCAGCCCGGACCCGATCCGGCTTGTCCTGAAACGCGGCGACGAGTTCCGCACGGTCGACTTCGACTATCACGGCGGCCTGCGCTACCCGCGTCTGGTCCGCATCGAGGGCACGCGCGACCGTCTGGCCGACATCTTCAGGCCGCGCACCCGCTGA